From Pedobacter indicus, a single genomic window includes:
- a CDS encoding glycine--tRNA ligase has protein sequence MSKTDDILKNVVSHAKEYGFVFPSSEIYDGLSAVYDYGQLGSELKNNIKTYWWKSMVQLHENIVGIDSAIFMHPKIWKASGHVDGFNDPMIDNKDSKKRYRADQLIEDKITRYEKDGKQEKADLLQTSLDEAIKNDDLVSLKEIIIEHGIVCPVSGTKNWTDVRQFNLMFSTKMGAMADESEIVYLRPETAQGIFVNFLNVQKSGRMKVPFGIAQIGKAFRNEVIARQFIMRMREFEQMELQFFVRPGTEMEWYEKWKESRLKWHLALGADPSKYRYHDHVKPAHYANAAVDIEYEFPFGFKEVEGIHSRTDFDLKQHQEFSGKKMQFFDPEINQNYIPYVIETSIGLDRMFLTALCNAYEEQDLSTTEKKDSRTVLSFHPALAPVKAAVLPLTKKDGLPEKARKILTGLKFDFNMHYDEKDSIGKRYRRQDAIGTPICITVDHQTLEDDQVTIRHRDSMEQERVSISELNSILTKLTGWSTLLQST, from the coding sequence ATGAGTAAAACGGACGATATATTAAAGAATGTAGTATCACATGCCAAAGAATATGGCTTTGTATTTCCTTCGAGTGAAATTTATGATGGGTTAAGCGCAGTTTACGATTATGGCCAACTTGGAAGTGAATTAAAGAACAACATTAAAACCTATTGGTGGAAATCAATGGTTCAACTTCATGAAAACATCGTTGGGATCGATTCAGCAATCTTTATGCATCCAAAAATATGGAAAGCCTCCGGTCACGTTGATGGTTTTAACGACCCAATGATCGATAATAAAGATTCAAAGAAACGCTACCGGGCCGATCAGTTGATTGAAGATAAGATTACACGGTATGAAAAGGATGGCAAACAAGAAAAGGCTGATTTGCTTCAAACTAGCTTGGATGAGGCGATCAAAAATGATGACCTAGTCAGTTTAAAAGAAATCATCATTGAACATGGAATCGTGTGCCCCGTTTCTGGCACGAAAAACTGGACTGATGTACGTCAGTTTAACCTGATGTTCTCCACAAAAATGGGAGCGATGGCAGACGAATCAGAAATAGTTTACCTTCGCCCGGAAACCGCTCAAGGTATTTTCGTCAACTTCCTAAACGTGCAAAAAAGTGGCCGAATGAAAGTTCCATTTGGGATAGCACAGATTGGAAAAGCCTTTAGAAATGAAGTGATCGCCCGCCAATTTATAATGAGAATGAGAGAGTTCGAACAAATGGAATTGCAGTTCTTTGTTCGTCCAGGCACCGAAATGGAATGGTATGAGAAATGGAAAGAATCCAGACTAAAATGGCACCTCGCTTTAGGAGCTGACCCGTCGAAGTACCGGTACCACGATCATGTCAAGCCTGCGCATTATGCGAATGCAGCTGTCGATATCGAATACGAGTTTCCATTTGGATTCAAGGAAGTGGAAGGCATTCACTCCAGAACCGATTTTGACCTCAAGCAACATCAAGAGTTCTCGGGAAAGAAAATGCAGTTTTTCGATCCAGAGATAAATCAAAATTACATCCCATATGTAATCGAGACTTCAATCGGTCTGGACCGGATGTTTCTAACGGCACTTTGCAACGCTTATGAAGAACAAGATCTCAGCACAACAGAAAAGAAAGATAGTCGTACTGTTTTGAGCTTTCATCCGGCACTCGCACCAGTTAAGGCGGCGGTGCTTCCGTTGACAAAAAAAGATGGACTTCCTGAAAAGGCTCGAAAGATCCTCACTGGGTTGAAGTTTGACTTCAATATGCACTACGATGAGAAAGACTCGATCGGGAAACGTTATCGTCGCCAAGACGCAATAGGTACTCCGATTTGTATTACGGTAGACCATCAAACATTGGAAGATGATCAAGTGACTATACGTCATCGTGACTCAATGGAGCAAGAACGCGTGTCAATCAGTGAACTGAATTCTATTCTAACAAAACTAACAGGCTGGAGCACCTTATTACAAAGCACTTAG
- a CDS encoding N-formylglutamate amidohydrolase — MNTNYEIYKEDSPFISLALHDGHFIPPDVLRHIKLKEHERFREEDPYTAYMANLPVNKVFVNTSRFYVDLNRLENQAIYKRPEDAWGLEVWKNEFPIELEEKQMAYYHEFYSEIEKFIKDIIHKHGYFIILDIHSYNHRRENAFTLANEKENPEINIGSEYNHPRWRPLISNYATFLSKCIINNHHPDVRENIKFKGGGFSQWVNQHYSEQGCVISIEFKKTFMDEWTGRGDIDHIRDIRQALRDSISFLTKNAQVALNS, encoded by the coding sequence ATGAATACAAACTACGAAATCTACAAAGAAGATTCTCCTTTTATTTCTCTCGCCTTACACGATGGACACTTCATTCCACCTGATGTTCTGAGGCATATCAAGCTCAAAGAGCACGAACGCTTCCGAGAGGAAGATCCCTATACAGCTTATATGGCCAACCTTCCGGTCAATAAGGTTTTTGTTAATACATCCCGATTTTATGTCGATCTCAATCGTCTGGAAAATCAGGCTATTTATAAAAGACCAGAAGATGCTTGGGGGTTAGAAGTATGGAAGAATGAATTCCCAATCGAGCTGGAAGAAAAACAGATGGCTTATTATCACGAGTTTTATTCAGAAATAGAAAAATTCATAAAGGACATTATTCACAAACATGGCTATTTCATCATTCTGGATATTCATTCATATAACCATCGCCGAGAAAATGCATTCACCTTAGCTAACGAAAAGGAAAACCCTGAAATCAATATCGGATCAGAATATAATCATCCCCGATGGCGACCTTTGATCAGTAACTACGCGACGTTCCTGTCAAAATGTATAATCAATAACCATCATCCCGATGTAAGGGAAAATATCAAATTTAAAGGCGGCGGGTTCTCTCAATGGGTGAATCAGCATTACTCAGAGCAGGGCTGTGTAATATCAATTGAATTTAAAAAGACATTTATGGATGAATGGACCGGACGGGGAGACATCGACCATATCCGGGATATACGGCAGGCTCTTCGGGATTCTATATCATTTCTAACAAAGAATGCACAGGTCGCCCTTAATTCCTGA
- a CDS encoding flavohemoglobin expression-modulating QEGLA motif protein translates to MTNNAEHKTIDKKTVNRIISKIKSDEPIRVTLPAKGLFNMERPVPFMVVYRIPPSGKDGFTSRLGKTESSYLHAQDSSQTTEIIESVANELADRFKGFLLLEVWLAEKDNPSPFTIHVGQKSGLEVAEKLKTELSKINILGNFLKAEINKGKNVATPDYYKPLIDAKEANKSSITLIGLEIAPVYMNEATGRAYPLFLRDLRAKFSKAIRKGFFEFVRMHTSYNASNFQMLGTTSLRKNVFEIDKELAHYSNLFDFLLLVTPLNVDEAWKDFKKSNFLKEPVFHYRPMPIDPELIKRKIYNLPIEEISDPTLAFLFRDKRKEIDRMLYMMAEREKPDFMLTSLQLFGPIDEKLLETAKAILIAIEIPETTKKKKMISAKEFALMAEKELEWLKLQDPSISTAVRIRDDIEGILVNRGTLNINKNFRVSEERAFALLQHEIGTHVVTYYNGKAQPLQLFYIGVPGYEELQEGLAVFAEYMADGLTLSRLRTIAARVVAVHQMVSGNSFIDTFFLLVDKYQFSESAAFSIAMRVYRGGGLTKDAVYLKGLLNIIEYIKKGKSLEPLLIGKIRQDYITVIQELVHREILTKIPIKPRYLDEKYLVKYENIRSGGNVFNMIHK, encoded by the coding sequence ATGACAAACAATGCCGAACATAAAACAATAGATAAGAAGACTGTCAATCGCATCATCAGTAAAATAAAAAGTGACGAGCCAATCCGGGTAACACTACCAGCGAAGGGACTGTTTAACATGGAAAGACCGGTACCTTTTATGGTGGTTTACAGAATTCCACCAAGTGGCAAAGACGGATTTACATCGCGTTTAGGAAAAACTGAATCGTCTTACCTTCACGCACAAGACAGCAGCCAAACAACTGAAATAATCGAAAGCGTAGCCAATGAATTAGCTGATCGGTTTAAGGGCTTCCTACTTTTAGAAGTTTGGTTAGCGGAAAAAGACAACCCTTCACCGTTCACGATACACGTTGGTCAGAAAAGTGGTCTCGAAGTTGCCGAAAAACTAAAGACCGAGCTGTCCAAAATAAACATCCTCGGCAACTTCCTAAAAGCCGAAATCAATAAAGGTAAAAACGTAGCCACCCCTGATTATTACAAACCACTCATAGATGCTAAAGAAGCTAACAAATCTTCCATAACCCTTATAGGTTTAGAAATCGCACCTGTATACATGAATGAAGCAACAGGCAGGGCTTATCCTTTATTTCTGCGTGACCTCCGAGCAAAATTCAGCAAAGCCATTCGAAAGGGATTCTTTGAGTTTGTGAGAATGCATACGTCCTATAATGCATCTAACTTTCAAATGTTGGGAACAACCAGTCTGAGAAAAAATGTCTTTGAAATTGATAAAGAATTAGCCCACTATAGCAATTTGTTTGACTTTCTTCTTCTTGTGACGCCACTCAATGTGGATGAAGCTTGGAAAGATTTCAAAAAGTCTAACTTCTTAAAAGAACCGGTCTTTCACTACAGACCGATGCCGATCGATCCGGAGCTAATTAAAAGAAAAATATACAATCTGCCCATAGAAGAAATCTCAGACCCGACCTTAGCCTTTCTTTTTCGTGATAAAAGAAAAGAGATCGATCGAATGCTATACATGATGGCAGAAAGAGAAAAGCCTGACTTTATGCTGACTAGCCTACAACTATTTGGGCCAATCGATGAAAAACTGCTTGAAACAGCTAAAGCTATCCTGATTGCAATTGAAATTCCAGAGACAACCAAGAAAAAGAAAATGATCTCTGCAAAAGAGTTTGCCCTAATGGCCGAAAAGGAATTAGAGTGGTTAAAACTCCAGGATCCTTCAATATCGACTGCGGTTCGTATTCGTGATGATATTGAAGGTATCTTAGTCAATAGAGGCACCTTGAACATTAACAAAAACTTCCGAGTGTCAGAAGAACGTGCTTTTGCACTTCTGCAACATGAAATAGGAACCCACGTTGTTACCTATTATAACGGGAAAGCACAACCTCTCCAACTTTTCTATATCGGCGTCCCTGGATATGAAGAGCTCCAAGAAGGATTGGCCGTATTCGCCGAATACATGGCTGATGGCCTAACGCTGAGCCGACTCAGAACCATCGCGGCCCGAGTGGTTGCAGTCCATCAAATGGTTTCTGGAAATTCATTTATCGATACTTTTTTCTTACTCGTCGATAAATACCAGTTTAGTGAAAGCGCAGCTTTTTCAATTGCGATGCGCGTATATCGCGGCGGTGGTTTAACAAAAGATGCCGTTTATCTCAAAGGTTTACTCAATATCATCGAGTATATCAAAAAAGGAAAAAGCTTGGAACCACTTTTAATCGGCAAAATAAGACAAGACTATATAACTGTTATACAGGAACTTGTACACCGGGAAATCTTAACCAAGATTCCTATAAAACCACGCTACTTAGATGAAAAATATTTAGTCAAATACGAAAACATTCGTTCGGGTGGAAACGTTTTCAATATGATTCACAAGTAA
- a CDS encoding glutathione synthetase translates to MKIGFVVNQTPKEVPAYTTTGLALHASRMGHEIYYIGVGDLVYLQDEQMGAHARKGPDKQFRTNETFLNAVKKVKKELITAKELDVLVLRNDPSIDFERRPWAQNSGIVFGQLAQRHGVVVLNDPDTLASALNKMYFQYFPKSVRPETIITRNIDDIKAFYRHFDKHIILKPLQGSGGKNVFMIKDDIKNLNQIVEAISRDGFVVAQEYLPDAKNGDIRLFLLDGQPIVVDGKTAALHRTQAKNDIRSNIHQGGTAKIAKLSKRCYEIVEEVAPKLIKDGMFLTGLDIVGDKLMEVNVFSPGGLGNAGKLNKVDFFEPVIKAIERKVF, encoded by the coding sequence ATGAAAATAGGATTTGTTGTCAATCAAACACCTAAAGAAGTTCCTGCTTACACCACCACCGGATTGGCTTTGCATGCCAGTCGAATGGGTCATGAAATCTATTACATTGGTGTAGGAGATTTGGTATATCTCCAAGATGAGCAAATGGGAGCCCATGCGCGGAAAGGCCCGGATAAACAATTCCGAACGAACGAAACCTTTTTAAATGCCGTTAAAAAGGTCAAAAAAGAACTCATAACCGCCAAAGAATTAGACGTTCTTGTATTAAGGAATGACCCGTCGATCGATTTCGAGCGCCGCCCCTGGGCGCAAAATTCAGGAATCGTATTTGGTCAACTGGCACAAAGACACGGCGTCGTTGTTTTAAACGACCCCGATACCTTAGCAAGTGCATTAAACAAAATGTATTTCCAGTATTTTCCGAAGAGCGTCCGACCCGAGACGATTATCACTCGAAACATAGATGATATCAAGGCTTTCTATCGACATTTCGACAAGCATATTATCCTGAAACCTTTGCAGGGATCAGGTGGCAAGAACGTTTTTATGATTAAAGACGATATAAAGAATCTAAATCAAATTGTTGAAGCAATTTCACGCGATGGCTTTGTTGTCGCTCAAGAATACCTACCCGACGCTAAAAATGGCGACATACGCCTTTTCTTGTTGGACGGCCAACCTATTGTTGTCGATGGCAAAACCGCTGCCCTACATCGTACGCAAGCAAAAAACGATATACGGAGCAATATCCACCAAGGAGGTACGGCGAAAATTGCCAAACTGTCCAAACGTTGCTATGAAATCGTAGAAGAAGTGGCTCCCAAATTAATTAAAGACGGCATGTTCCTCACTGGTCTCGATATCGTTGGCGACAAACTGATGGAGGTTAACGTATTTAGTCCGGGAGGCTTGGGGAATGCCGGAAAACTTAATAAAGTAGACTTTTTTGAGCCTGTCATCAAGGCCATAGAAAGAAAGGTATTCTAA
- the recO gene encoding DNA repair protein RecO, whose product MLHKTRGIVLKTINHRETSVICQIFTEKFGLQSYIIHGVKRSKAKIHINILQPLHLLDMVVYHKSTGGIQRISDARQSPTFLRIPYDDKKRSLVIFLNEVLSKCLKQQSPDEPLFEYIYHAIIWLDQSSETPSNYHLYFLLRLSKFMGFYPSVSQEKLPFFDLKEGVFCSSAPYHNLYLDEKQTQQWLAILLSSFQDLKRVHISLNDRRVLLNHLMEYYALHVDNFGNINSHYILEEVFS is encoded by the coding sequence ATGTTGCATAAGACCAGAGGAATCGTGTTGAAGACAATTAATCACCGGGAAACGAGTGTGATTTGCCAGATATTCACTGAAAAATTTGGGTTACAATCTTATATTATTCACGGGGTAAAGAGAAGCAAGGCAAAGATACATATTAATATATTGCAGCCGCTCCATTTGTTGGACATGGTTGTCTATCATAAGAGTACAGGGGGGATACAGCGAATTTCAGACGCGAGGCAATCGCCAACTTTTCTGCGTATTCCCTATGATGATAAGAAACGATCGCTTGTTATTTTTCTGAATGAAGTATTATCCAAATGTTTAAAGCAGCAAAGTCCTGATGAGCCGCTGTTTGAATACATATACCATGCGATTATATGGTTGGATCAGTCGTCAGAAACCCCGTCTAATTACCATCTCTATTTTTTATTGCGACTCAGTAAGTTCATGGGCTTCTATCCATCTGTTTCTCAGGAGAAATTACCGTTTTTTGATTTAAAGGAGGGTGTCTTTTGTTCAAGCGCTCCCTATCACAACCTCTATCTGGATGAAAAACAAACTCAACAGTGGTTGGCTATTCTGTTGAGTTCGTTTCAAGATCTGAAGAGAGTGCATATTTCATTAAATGATCGTCGCGTTCTTCTGAACCATTTGATGGAGTATTATGCACTTCATGTTGATAATTTTGGGAACATAAACTCTCATTATATTCTAGAAGAGGTTTTTAGCTAG
- a CDS encoding diacylglycerol kinase: MKKHNFLDSFIYALHGFRDTFKSEYNFKVHLAAAIIALLLGFLLNISIGEWFCICLAICLVFAAELFNTAIESLADEVSSEVNPQIKKVKDAAAAAVLILSVFALICGVYIYVPKILAIEF; the protein is encoded by the coding sequence ATGAAGAAACATAATTTTTTAGATTCGTTTATATATGCTCTCCACGGATTCCGAGACACTTTTAAGAGCGAATATAATTTTAAAGTCCATTTAGCGGCAGCTATTATAGCGTTGCTTTTGGGTTTTTTATTGAATATTTCCATCGGTGAATGGTTTTGTATTTGTTTGGCGATTTGCTTAGTTTTTGCTGCGGAATTGTTCAACACAGCGATTGAGTCCCTCGCTGATGAGGTTTCGTCCGAAGTCAATCCACAAATTAAAAAGGTGAAAGATGCAGCTGCTGCTGCGGTTCTCATCCTATCAGTTTTTGCCTTAATATGCGGGGTTTATATATATGTGCCCAAAATACTTGCTATCGAATTTTAA
- a CDS encoding signal peptidase, protein MNRYIGRGIVLTLAGIGIGLLGNYLQETDHGVYRWVLIAAVIVFGIGFLTILYGLIRKIERKSILEERSEQRVEDEDNEET, encoded by the coding sequence ATGAATAGATACATAGGAAGAGGAATTGTTCTGACACTGGCCGGTATTGGTATTGGCCTGTTGGGGAATTATCTTCAAGAGACTGACCATGGGGTTTACCGATGGGTGCTCATCGCTGCTGTCATCGTTTTTGGTATCGGCTTCTTAACGATCCTTTATGGTTTGATCAGAAAAATTGAGCGGAAGAGTATTTTGGAAGAGCGGTCGGAACAGCGTGTTGAAGACGAAGATAATGAAGAAACATAA
- the ileS gene encoding isoleucine--tRNA ligase: MYKEYKQLNLSEIGKEILNNWKANKIFEKSITNRPSSKPYTFYEGPPSANGMPGIHHVMARTIKDIFCRYKTLKGFQVERKGGWDTHGLPIELAVEKTLGITKEDIGKTITVAEYNEHCRKEVMKYTDVWNDLTEKMGYWVDLEDPYITYKNEYIETLWYILKEFYKKGYLYKGYTIQPFSPAAGTGLSSHELNQPGTYKMVRDTTIVAEFRVRRDQIHPLLNRIFAYEEEDTAFIAWTTTPWTLPGNSALVVGKNISYVKIQTFNPYTHLPVSVILAKDLIGKFFKKEAKNQDFKAYQAGDKLIPWEIVDEFLGSELVNLRYHQLMPYVSSPEIEEQAFRVISGDFVSTEDGTGIVHASPTFGADDFRVCRENNIPPIIVKDENGKDLPIVDRQGRFVKEITDYAERFVKEEYYPDDIRNASDFKPTDVLIAIQLKEQNKAFEVKRYEHSYPHCWRTDKPVLYYPLDSWFIKTTAVKDQLVALNNTINWKPEATGSGRFGNWLENLVDWNLSRSRYWGTPLPIWRSEDEKQEICLGSITELKARIKTSLEATVINANERAVLEDYLTKIDENNFDLHRPYVDNLVLVSDDGQKLFREPDLIDVWFDSGAMPYAQWGIDPEKLAKGEKNPFKAGFDLAYPADFIAEGVDQTRGWFFTLHTISTMLNGSVAFKNVVSNGLVLDKNGNKMSKRLGNAVDPFVTIEKHSADATRWYMISNAAPWDNLKFNEESLDEVRRKFFGTLYNTYSFFALYANIDKFSYSEKEIPFQDRPEIDQWIISLLNTLSIEVDQYYADFEPTKAARAIQNFVDENLSNWYVRLSRRRFWKGDYSNDKISAYQTLYTCLVTVSKLISPIAPFFSDRLFKDLNSVTNKENVESVHLSDYPEGNKGLIDSQLEERMKLAQDISSLVLSLRKKTGINVRQPLNKTLLPVLDNLFEKKVESVKDLILSETNIKHIEYIQDTEGIITKKIKPNFKALGPKVGKDMKLVSSAISKLDSHQIRTLENEGLLKLPETEYTIGLDDVEIIAEDVEGWQVANLGKLTVALDVNISPELKQEGIARELINRIQNIRKSQGLEVTDKIIVKISGETEFAEAVENNLAYICNEILASDIIFDSSLVNGEKVIIEDKQLRINIVKK, from the coding sequence ATGTACAAAGAATATAAACAATTAAACCTTTCAGAAATCGGGAAAGAGATTCTGAATAACTGGAAAGCCAATAAGATTTTCGAAAAGAGTATAACAAACCGACCCTCTTCTAAACCTTATACATTCTATGAAGGACCTCCGTCTGCCAATGGAATGCCTGGCATCCACCATGTTATGGCCAGAACCATCAAGGATATTTTTTGCAGATATAAGACCTTAAAAGGTTTCCAAGTCGAGAGGAAAGGAGGCTGGGACACACACGGACTACCGATTGAACTTGCTGTCGAAAAAACACTCGGAATTACGAAAGAGGATATTGGCAAAACCATCACAGTTGCAGAGTATAATGAGCATTGCCGTAAAGAAGTGATGAAATATACGGATGTGTGGAATGACCTCACTGAGAAAATGGGTTATTGGGTTGATCTCGAAGACCCATACATAACATACAAAAATGAATACATCGAAACGTTATGGTATATTTTAAAAGAATTCTATAAAAAGGGGTATTTATATAAGGGTTATACCATTCAGCCTTTTTCACCGGCCGCGGGTACCGGATTAAGCTCTCATGAGTTAAACCAACCGGGCACCTATAAAATGGTCAGAGATACTACGATTGTCGCAGAGTTCCGGGTTCGTAGAGATCAAATACATCCGTTACTAAATAGAATATTTGCATACGAGGAGGAAGATACAGCATTTATTGCTTGGACCACAACTCCGTGGACGCTTCCGGGAAACTCAGCGCTGGTAGTTGGAAAAAATATTTCCTATGTAAAAATACAAACGTTCAACCCATATACACATTTACCGGTTAGTGTTATTCTAGCCAAGGATCTAATTGGGAAATTTTTCAAAAAAGAAGCTAAAAACCAAGATTTCAAAGCATACCAAGCTGGCGATAAATTAATACCCTGGGAGATAGTAGACGAATTCCTAGGCAGCGAACTCGTGAACTTACGTTACCATCAACTAATGCCGTATGTAAGCTCACCAGAAATAGAAGAGCAAGCATTCCGTGTGATTTCGGGTGATTTTGTTAGTACAGAAGACGGTACAGGTATTGTACACGCATCTCCAACGTTTGGCGCGGATGACTTTAGAGTATGTCGGGAAAATAACATTCCGCCGATCATCGTAAAGGATGAGAACGGAAAGGACTTGCCTATCGTCGATCGCCAAGGAAGATTCGTAAAAGAAATCACCGACTATGCTGAACGTTTTGTTAAGGAAGAATACTATCCTGACGATATTCGCAATGCATCTGATTTTAAGCCTACAGATGTCCTGATTGCTATCCAATTAAAAGAACAAAACAAAGCTTTTGAAGTAAAACGCTATGAACACAGTTATCCACATTGCTGGCGAACAGACAAACCGGTTTTATATTACCCGCTCGATAGCTGGTTTATAAAAACAACGGCTGTAAAAGACCAGTTGGTAGCATTAAACAATACCATCAACTGGAAACCAGAAGCTACGGGCTCGGGTCGCTTCGGCAATTGGCTCGAAAATCTCGTGGATTGGAACCTCTCCCGTTCTAGATATTGGGGAACACCCCTGCCTATCTGGCGGAGCGAGGACGAAAAGCAAGAAATTTGTCTCGGATCCATCACTGAATTAAAGGCTAGAATCAAAACAAGTCTTGAAGCTACAGTGATTAATGCAAATGAGAGAGCGGTGCTGGAGGACTATCTGACAAAGATAGATGAAAACAACTTTGACCTGCACCGTCCTTATGTTGATAATCTGGTGCTTGTTTCAGATGATGGACAAAAATTATTCAGAGAACCAGATCTAATCGACGTATGGTTCGATTCGGGTGCTATGCCCTACGCACAATGGGGAATTGACCCTGAAAAACTAGCGAAAGGCGAAAAAAACCCATTTAAAGCGGGTTTTGATCTTGCTTATCCGGCTGATTTTATCGCTGAAGGGGTCGACCAGACACGCGGCTGGTTCTTTACCCTTCATACAATATCAACGATGCTCAATGGGTCTGTGGCTTTTAAAAATGTAGTTTCTAACGGACTCGTTCTTGATAAGAATGGGAACAAAATGTCTAAACGTTTAGGCAATGCAGTAGACCCGTTTGTTACCATCGAAAAACACAGTGCAGACGCTACCCGTTGGTATATGATCAGCAATGCGGCGCCTTGGGACAATCTAAAGTTCAACGAAGAAAGCCTGGATGAAGTTCGCCGAAAGTTTTTCGGAACTTTATACAATACGTATTCGTTTTTCGCCCTCTATGCCAATATCGATAAGTTCAGTTATTCAGAAAAAGAGATCCCTTTTCAGGATCGCCCGGAAATTGACCAGTGGATCATTTCTCTTCTCAATACCCTAAGCATCGAGGTGGATCAGTATTATGCTGATTTCGAACCGACAAAAGCAGCACGGGCGATACAAAATTTTGTCGACGAAAATCTGAGCAATTGGTACGTCCGCTTGTCCAGACGCCGTTTCTGGAAAGGTGATTATTCGAACGACAAGATATCGGCCTATCAAACACTCTATACTTGTCTGGTTACCGTTTCTAAGCTAATCTCACCGATCGCCCCTTTCTTTAGTGACCGGTTGTTTAAAGATCTTAATTCAGTCACAAACAAAGAGAACGTTGAATCGGTTCACCTTTCCGACTACCCGGAAGGAAATAAAGGTTTAATTGATTCGCAGCTCGAAGAGCGAATGAAACTAGCTCAGGATATTTCGTCATTGGTACTCTCGTTAAGAAAGAAAACCGGTATCAATGTCCGACAACCCTTGAACAAAACACTTCTTCCTGTTTTAGATAATCTGTTCGAGAAAAAAGTAGAAAGCGTAAAAGATTTAATCCTTTCTGAAACAAATATCAAGCATATTGAATATATTCAAGACACTGAAGGAATTATCACAAAGAAGATAAAACCCAATTTTAAAGCATTAGGGCCAAAAGTCGGCAAAGACATGAAGCTCGTTAGTTCGGCAATTTCTAAACTCGATTCTCACCAGATCCGAACATTGGAAAATGAGGGTCTATTGAAGCTTCCCGAAACTGAATATACTATCGGGTTAGACGATGTAGAAATCATTGCGGAGGATGTAGAGGGTTGGCAAGTAGCAAATCTCGGGAAATTAACCGTGGCGCTGGATGTTAACATCTCCCCCGAATTAAAACAGGAAGGAATTGCCCGGGAATTGATAAACCGCATTCAAAACATACGAAAAAGTCAGGGTTTAGAGGTTACGGATAAAATAATTGTTAAGATTAGCGGAGAAACAGAGTTCGCGGAAGCAGTTGAGAACAATTTAGCCTATATTTGCAACGAAATTCTCGCAAGCGATATTATATTCGATAGTAGCTTGGTAAACGGAGAGAAAGTAATTATTGAAGATAAACAACTTAGAATAAATATTGTAAAGAAATAA
- a CDS encoding TraR/DksA family transcriptional regulator, producing the protein MDNKEKTRYSDSELKEFKDIITEKIRVAKEELAALTQSLSSPNSNGTDDTAGTFKTLEDGSATLEKEQINQLAARQKKFIEGLEAALVRIENKTYGICRVTGKLIPKERLRAVPHATLSMEAKLNQRN; encoded by the coding sequence ATGGATAACAAAGAAAAAACACGGTATAGCGATAGTGAGCTGAAAGAATTTAAAGACATCATCACCGAAAAGATCAGGGTAGCCAAAGAAGAGCTGGCAGCGTTAACTCAATCTCTTAGTAGCCCGAATAGCAATGGAACTGATGACACGGCTGGCACGTTCAAAACGCTTGAGGATGGTTCGGCAACCTTAGAGAAAGAGCAAATTAACCAATTAGCTGCCCGTCAGAAGAAATTCATCGAAGGTCTGGAAGCTGCTTTGGTTCGTATTGAAAATAAAACCTACGGAATTTGCAGGGTTACTGGAAAACTAATTCCTAAAGAACGTTTACGCGCTGTACCACATGCTACATTGAGCATGGAAGCGAAATTAAACCAACGAAATTAG